One Polaribacter sp. SA4-12 genomic window carries:
- a CDS encoding NAD(P)H-binding protein, whose product MKRVSVLGCGWLGKPLAISLLNEGYSVKGSTTREEKLETLEMNNIEPYIVDISDFEEFDGFLNSDILIIAITSKDVDGFENLISQIENSDVRKVIFISSTSVYGRLNKVMTEEDAVLKTPLTEIEELFRQNNFFETTIIRFAGLFGDDRQPSSWFKNGRKIPQPKGFVNMIHKDDCIEIIHTIIDQNCWDQTFNACSNHHPTRREFYTIAKLSNDFELPEFENNEVYEWKIISSKKLQDVLDYTFIHDDLLKIG is encoded by the coding sequence ATGAAGAGAGTTAGTGTTTTAGGTTGTGGTTGGTTAGGAAAACCTTTAGCAATTTCTTTGTTAAATGAAGGGTATTCTGTAAAAGGTTCTACCACTAGAGAAGAAAAATTAGAGACTTTAGAAATGAATAATATAGAACCTTATATTGTTGATATTTCTGATTTTGAAGAGTTTGATGGTTTCTTAAATTCTGATATTCTAATCATTGCAATTACGTCTAAAGATGTTGATGGTTTTGAAAATTTAATTTCTCAAATAGAAAATTCTGATGTTCGAAAAGTAATATTTATAAGTTCTACTTCTGTTTATGGAAGACTAAATAAAGTAATGACTGAAGAAGATGCCGTTTTAAAAACGCCTTTAACAGAAATTGAAGAATTATTTAGACAGAACAATTTCTTCGAAACGACAATAATTCGTTTTGCTGGTTTATTTGGTGATGATAGACAACCTTCTAGCTGGTTTAAAAACGGACGAAAAATACCACAGCCAAAAGGTTTTGTTAATATGATTCATAAAGATGATTGTATCGAAATTATTCATACAATTATCGATCAAAATTGTTGGGATCAAACTTTTAATGCGTGTTCTAATCATCATCCAACAAGAAGAGAATTTTATACAATTGCAAAATTAAGTAACGATTTTGAGCTTCCTGAATTTGAAAATAATGAAGTGTATGAATGGAAAATTATCAGTTCTAAAAAACTACAGGATGTTTTAGATTATACTTTTATTCATGATGATTTGTTGAAGATTGGTTAG
- a CDS encoding MIP/aquaporin family protein, whose product MKKYISEFIGTFSMIFCGTGAMTINEVTGGEVTHVGIAITWGLIVMAMIYAFGETSGAHFNPAVSIAFAYAKKFSWKEVPKYIIAQILGAFAASLILWFLFPASETLGATIPTVDVWRAFVLELLLTFFLMVVIINVSTGSKEIGVVAGIAVGAVVLLEAMFAGPITNASMNPARSIAPAIVSGNLQHLWMYITAPILGALLAVVSCKLVKDDNCCAEGSQC is encoded by the coding sequence ATGAAGAAATATATATCTGAATTTATTGGAACATTCTCTATGATTTTCTGCGGAACAGGAGCAATGACAATCAACGAAGTTACTGGAGGAGAAGTAACACATGTAGGAATCGCAATTACTTGGGGATTAATCGTTATGGCAATGATTTATGCTTTTGGCGAAACTTCAGGAGCGCATTTTAATCCTGCAGTCTCTATTGCTTTTGCGTATGCTAAAAAGTTTTCTTGGAAAGAAGTTCCTAAATATATAATCGCTCAAATTTTGGGCGCTTTTGCAGCAAGTTTAATTCTTTGGTTTCTGTTTCCTGCAAGTGAAACTTTAGGAGCAACAATACCGACAGTAGATGTCTGGCGCGCTTTTGTATTAGAGTTATTACTAACTTTTTTCTTAATGGTCGTTATTATAAATGTATCTACAGGAAGTAAAGAAATTGGTGTCGTTGCAGGTATTGCAGTTGGCGCAGTGGTTTTGTTAGAAGCTATGTTTGCAGGTCCAATTACAAACGCTTCTATGAATCCTGCACGATCTATTGCACCAGCGATTGTTTCTGGTAATTTGCAACATTTATGGATGTATATTACAGCGCCAATTTTAGGAGCATTGTTAGCGGTAGTTTCATGTAAATTAGTAAAAGACGATAATTGTTGTGCAGAAGGTTCACAATGTTAA
- a CDS encoding DUF2911 domain-containing protein yields MRKNSIKFLSILSVFALLNFTSCKNKEIKEKVIEKEVKKEVKAPTKISAPAPSPSSTLIQKVGLTDVTVEYSRPGMKGRTIFGDLVPYGKTWRTGANANTKITFSTDVAIDGKNIAAGTYAVYSIPNKESWDIMLYSDSSNWGNPKEWDETKVVAKASAKVIKMPMDVETFTITFDDLTNNSGVLGLLWEDVYVGMQFDVPTDKNVMASITEVMKGEPNAGAYYDAAVYYKTANKDVNQAVTWIDKAIELTKEDPKFWYLRQQSLIHAKAGKTESAIAAAKQSLALAEKAGNAGYVKMNKASLKEWGAK; encoded by the coding sequence ATGAGAAAAAATTCAATCAAATTTTTAAGTATATTATCAGTATTTGCACTTTTAAATTTTACAAGTTGTAAAAATAAAGAGATTAAGGAGAAAGTTATAGAAAAAGAAGTAAAAAAGGAAGTGAAAGCTCCTACTAAAATTTCTGCTCCAGCTCCAAGTCCTTCTTCAACTTTAATACAAAAAGTAGGTTTAACAGATGTAACTGTAGAATATTCTAGACCAGGAATGAAAGGTAGAACTATTTTTGGTGATTTAGTGCCCTATGGAAAAACTTGGAGAACTGGTGCTAATGCGAACACAAAAATTACATTTAGTACAGATGTTGCTATCGATGGAAAAAATATAGCTGCAGGTACTTATGCTGTTTACAGTATACCTAATAAAGAATCTTGGGATATTATGCTATATTCAGACTCAAGCAATTGGGGAAATCCTAAAGAATGGGATGAAACGAAAGTGGTTGCTAAAGCTTCTGCCAAGGTTATTAAAATGCCAATGGATGTTGAAACTTTTACAATTACTTTTGATGATTTAACAAATAATTCTGGAGTTCTAGGTTTACTTTGGGAAGATGTTTATGTTGGTATGCAATTTGATGTTCCTACAGATAAAAATGTAATGGCTTCTATTACTGAAGTAATGAAAGGGGAACCAAATGCTGGTGCATATTATGATGCTGCTGTTTATTATAAAACTGCAAATAAAGATGTAAACCAAGCAGTAACTTGGATTGACAAAGCTATCGAATTGACAAAAGAAGATCCAAAATTTTGGTACTTACGTCAGCAATCTTTAATTCATGCAAAAGCTGGAAAAACTGAATCTGCAATTGCAGCTGCAAAACAATCTTTAGCTTTAGCTGAAAAAGCTGGAAATGCTGGTTATGTAAAAATGAACAAAGCATCTTTAAAAGAATGGGGAGCTAAATAA
- a CDS encoding PLP-dependent transferase, whose translation MQNNKIRNYIKEVLENMPTDWLNLTTHRLDIYNENLAKTEFLEQFEILFNNNNSKLSALNELPTAYDYIRLGHPLSCLLEWLIGKLNSVKSQNVISFSSKAIPILAILRKNLLKKKNTQIIYTGELPDFFNVEILKNIYGYKFDLKKVVENTSISKFNGSTILIAQNEDFSNFDLSKNIDFSINLHAHLGSILIVNGAQNENYISDIQHVRRRETIAMIPAHSLIALKMIAEQSTAYHQKDNVETNKTLVLNAIKEITGANTKPLVASSGLSIQYAILMGLVHNALENHKGKAIKIIVPPNCYGGTNDQARRVAACINNVEIVDLHVDGDNDMLKSIDTVLTKIASEDAVPYIIAEIPTNPRVEVPNLIQLKAVLSKERKTLTGEIAIDPVFVLDQTFCPNVHFLGEGEILSTVRTISFASGSKFPSGGKCTSGYCIGNTKTVALIDKIETHLTLCDNEATAFQYEILAQQLPSMNQRIYDAYTNTRKFVNFIKETLPEAKINFVSEELAQQGFTPSVFSLDLPTKGNTDEEKEAYKRDLNHKLINLMITEIPDESKYCVSYGQLNGCYWTIPATSTQGTTKEGDKDYIARVALSPNMNLKLHQKVFLDFVRNI comes from the coding sequence ATGCAAAACAATAAAATACGAAACTATATTAAAGAAGTCTTAGAGAATATGCCAACTGATTGGCTAAATCTAACAACGCATCGACTAGATATTTATAATGAAAATTTAGCTAAAACTGAATTTTTAGAACAGTTTGAAATCTTATTTAATAACAATAATTCTAAATTATCTGCATTAAATGAATTACCAACTGCTTATGATTACATTCGATTAGGTCATCCTTTATCTTGTTTATTAGAATGGTTAATTGGAAAATTAAATAGCGTAAAATCACAAAATGTAATTAGTTTTTCATCTAAAGCTATTCCCATTTTAGCAATCTTAAGAAAAAACTTATTAAAGAAAAAGAATACACAAATAATTTATACAGGTGAATTACCTGATTTTTTTAATGTTGAAATATTAAAAAATATTTATGGTTATAAATTTGACTTAAAGAAAGTTGTAGAAAATACATCCATTTCTAAATTTAATGGGAGTACTATTTTAATTGCACAGAATGAAGATTTTTCTAATTTTGATCTCTCAAAAAACATTGATTTCTCAATCAACCTTCACGCTCATCTTGGAAGTATATTAATAGTAAATGGAGCACAAAACGAAAATTATATATCAGACATTCAGCACGTAAGAAGAAGAGAAACAATTGCAATGATACCTGCACATTCTCTCATTGCATTAAAAATGATTGCAGAACAATCTACTGCTTATCATCAAAAAGATAATGTAGAAACAAATAAAACGCTTGTTTTAAACGCTATTAAAGAAATTACAGGAGCAAATACAAAACCACTCGTTGCTTCTAGTGGACTTTCTATTCAGTATGCAATTTTAATGGGACTCGTTCACAATGCATTAGAAAATCATAAAGGAAAAGCTATTAAAATTATTGTTCCACCAAATTGTTATGGAGGTACAAATGACCAAGCTAGACGAGTTGCTGCGTGCATTAATAATGTTGAAATTGTAGATTTACATGTTGATGGTGATAATGATATGCTTAAAAGTATAGACACCGTTTTAACTAAAATAGCGAGTGAAGATGCTGTACCTTATATAATTGCTGAAATACCTACAAACCCAAGAGTTGAAGTTCCAAACTTGATCCAATTAAAGGCTGTTTTAAGTAAAGAACGTAAAACGTTAACTGGTGAAATTGCTATTGATCCTGTTTTTGTTTTAGACCAAACTTTTTGTCCTAATGTTCATTTTTTAGGAGAAGGTGAAATTCTCTCAACAGTTAGAACAATTTCATTTGCTAGTGGATCAAAGTTTCCTAGTGGCGGAAAATGTACTTCTGGTTATTGTATCGGAAACACAAAAACGGTTGCACTAATAGACAAAATTGAAACACACTTAACTCTTTGTGACAATGAAGCTACAGCGTTTCAATATGAAATATTAGCCCAACAGTTGCCATCTATGAATCAAAGAATTTATGACGCGTATACAAACACTCGTAAATTTGTAAACTTTATTAAAGAGACTTTACCAGAAGCTAAAATCAATTTTGTGTCAGAAGAATTGGCACAACAAGGATTTACACCTTCTGTTTTTTCATTAGACTTACCAACTAAAGGAAATACAGATGAAGAAAAAGAAGCGTATAAGAGGGATTTAAATCATAAATTAATTAATTTAATGATTACAGAAATTCCTGATGAAAGTAAATACTGTGTAAGTTATGGTCAGTTAAACGGATGTTATTGGACAATACCTGCAACATCTACACAAGGAACCACAAAAGAAGGTGACAAAGATTATATTGCTCGTGTTGCACTTTCGCCTAATATGAATCTTAAACTTCATCAAAAAGTATTTTTAGACTTTGTCAGAAATATTTAG
- a CDS encoding EthD family reductase — protein sequence MKKGMTKVSVLYPNGEDKTFDMDYYCNTHLPMVRKLLGDSLKGATVEKGLGGATPGSTAPYAGMGNMYFDSVEDFGKAFGPNAEKIMGDLPNFTNIEPIIQVSEVM from the coding sequence ATGAAAAAAGGTATGACTAAAGTGAGTGTATTGTATCCAAATGGAGAAGATAAAACATTTGACATGGATTATTATTGTAACACCCATTTACCAATGGTTCGTAAATTATTAGGAGACTCTCTTAAAGGGGCAACTGTTGAAAAAGGATTAGGTGGAGCTACACCTGGATCAACTGCACCATATGCCGGAATGGGAAATATGTATTTTGATTCTGTAGAAGATTTTGGAAAAGCTTTCGGTCCAAATGCAGAAAAAATAATGGGTGATCTACCTAATTTTACAAATATTGAACCTATTATTCAAGTAAGTGAGGTAATGTAG
- a CDS encoding NAD(P)H-binding protein, with amino-acid sequence MSLKPNQQSIVMLGASGAVGTETVNTLLKLKNIKQLTLLGRNPITNINVDFVNQYKISISDTNSYSKYLENHTTAICTLGVGEPSKVSKEDFIKIDKTAVLDFAIACKKAGITHFELLASVGVSPKSKSFYLKTKGELVEALKELNFERLSIFQPSMILTPTNRYGISQAITLKVWPLLKPLLIGGLKKYRGIPVNILGQAMAKNIFNKGEAYEILQWNEFYSILK; translated from the coding sequence ATGTCTTTAAAACCCAATCAACAATCTATTGTAATGTTAGGAGCAAGTGGTGCTGTTGGTACAGAAACTGTAAATACTTTACTTAAATTAAAGAACATTAAGCAACTAACATTGCTTGGTAGAAACCCAATTACCAATATAAATGTTGATTTTGTAAATCAATACAAAATAAGTATAAGCGACACCAATTCTTACTCGAAATACTTAGAGAATCATACAACTGCTATTTGTACTTTAGGAGTTGGTGAACCTTCAAAAGTAAGTAAAGAAGATTTTATAAAGATTGATAAAACAGCTGTACTAGATTTTGCAATAGCATGTAAAAAAGCAGGCATTACCCATTTTGAATTATTAGCTTCTGTTGGTGTAAGTCCTAAATCAAAATCTTTTTATTTAAAAACAAAAGGCGAATTAGTAGAAGCGTTAAAAGAATTAAATTTTGAACGATTAAGTATCTTTCAACCTTCAATGATTTTAACACCAACTAACAGATATGGAATTTCTCAAGCAATTACTTTAAAAGTTTGGCCACTTCTTAAACCGCTTTTAATTGGTGGACTAAAAAAATATCGTGGCATTCCTGTAAATATTCTTGGGCAAGCAATGGCAAAGAATATTTTTAATAAAGGTGAAGCATACGAAATACTACAATGGAACGAATTTTATTCAATACTTAAATAA
- a CDS encoding formylglycine-generating enzyme family protein, giving the protein MKLFTLISFFLLITFSVSAQSSLAKIEYSYAEEAYRAKNYVKTINHLEEVKSLLGGETNGLVMYLEIMSRNHQRISLYKILQQSVGTDLVGAFDEKTDLDIEKLINKASSGDKDAKYKLIIAITKEQYKKQNLKFDNSMLKNEIFVKHVKKIADTMNFESFKQATNLIKRGNKNSIDEWLASNEKIDNLSSSYLKNFEDEVPLEKLKQVYEIKKEIRPFIENNTLITKAWSLLAEEKYELAYTKFNELNALGINSKTVLTKLKPVIEKNKLEAASIKTQEKGIKNIEENMVLVKGSLTVSESIDPEGNTVLESIKDLYVSKYEITQLDYWSIIETNRLKVSTCKTCPITFSTRSFVDNFIKKLNELSGKKYRLPTKEEWFWFATGGRKTTDEKRGINEEKADNIDKYAWYKKNSNERRQKVGLKEPNELGLYDVWGNLSEYTTTNAVGGAFNTLKRRFSSGDDYTESYKVNNEEKSLGKRKVFDLSIIGVGENKEDKKLGIRLVRDVN; this is encoded by the coding sequence ATGAAATTATTCACCCTAATTAGCTTTTTTTTACTCATTACTTTTTCAGTATCAGCGCAAAGTTCTTTAGCAAAAATAGAATATAGTTATGCCGAAGAAGCATATCGTGCTAAAAACTACGTTAAAACAATTAATCATTTAGAAGAAGTAAAATCTTTGCTTGGTGGCGAAACAAATGGGTTGGTAATGTATTTAGAAATTATGTCTCGTAATCATCAACGCATTTCTTTATATAAAATTTTGCAACAATCTGTAGGCACAGATTTAGTTGGTGCTTTTGATGAAAAAACTGATTTAGATATAGAAAAACTGATTAATAAAGCGAGTTCAGGTGATAAAGATGCCAAGTATAAATTAATAATAGCCATTACAAAGGAACAATACAAAAAACAAAATCTAAAGTTTGATAACAGTATGTTAAAGAATGAGATTTTTGTAAAGCATGTAAAAAAGATTGCAGATACAATGAATTTTGAGAGCTTTAAACAAGCTACTAATCTGATTAAAAGGGGAAATAAAAACTCTATTGATGAGTGGTTAGCATCCAATGAAAAAATAGATAACTTAAGTAGTTCGTATTTAAAAAACTTTGAAGATGAAGTTCCTTTAGAAAAACTAAAACAGGTCTATGAAATTAAAAAAGAGATTCGTCCTTTTATAGAAAACAACACCTTAATTACAAAAGCATGGTCTTTATTAGCTGAAGAGAAATACGAACTTGCTTACACTAAATTTAATGAATTAAATGCTCTAGGAATTAATAGCAAAACAGTTTTAACCAAATTAAAACCTGTTATTGAAAAAAATAAATTAGAAGCAGCATCCATAAAAACTCAAGAAAAAGGTATAAAAAACATTGAAGAAAACATGGTTTTGGTAAAAGGTTCCTTAACTGTTTCTGAATCTATAGATCCAGAAGGGAATACCGTGTTAGAATCAATTAAAGATTTGTATGTAAGTAAATACGAAATAACACAACTCGATTATTGGTCTATAATAGAAACCAATAGATTAAAGGTTTCTACATGTAAAACCTGCCCTATAACATTTTCAACAAGAAGTTTTGTTGATAATTTTATCAAAAAATTAAATGAATTATCAGGAAAAAAATACAGATTACCAACCAAAGAAGAATGGTTTTGGTTTGCAACTGGAGGTAGAAAAACTACGGATGAAAAGAGAGGAATTAATGAGGAGAAAGCAGACAATATAGACAAATACGCTTGGTATAAGAAAAACAGTAATGAAAGACGTCAAAAAGTGGGTTTAAAAGAACCTAACGAATTAGGCTTGTACGATGTTTGGGGTAATTTATCTGAATATACAACTACAAATGCTGTTGGTGGTGCTTTTAATACTTTAAAAAGACGCTTTAGTTCTGGCGATGATTATACCGAATCCTATAAAGTAAATAACGAAGAAAAATCATTAGGTAAACGTAAGGTTTTTGATTTAAGTATTATTGGTGTTGGAGAGAATAAAGAAGATAAGAAATTAGGAATTCGCTTGGTTAGAGATGTAAATTAG
- the hutH gene encoding histidine ammonia-lyase, producing MSTFHYIDSLPLDLSKIQEIISSDIKLALSDASIQRIEKCRLYLDEKTKSISKPIYGINTGFGALYNVKINDHNLQKLQENLVMSHACGAGDEVSSEIVKLMLLFKVKSLSYGHSGVQLATVNRLIEFYNNDIIPVIYEQGSLGASGDLSPLAHMSLPLIGLGEVYYKGEKIATEKLLEIFSWDKINLQSKEGLALLNGTQFMSSYGIYCLLKSHKLSYLADVIGTVSLEGFDGRVEPFNELIHFARPHNGQIKTAQRIKDLLDDSALISQEKQHVQDPYSFRCMPQVHGATKDTIRFVTKTFLTEINSVTDNPNIFVDEDEIISGGNFHGQPLALGLDFLAIAISELGNISERRTYQLVSGHRHLPPFLVANPGLNSGFMIPQYTAASIVSQNKQYATPASVDSIESSNGQEDHVSMGANAATKCKKVVDNLQTILSIELFTGSQALSFANGKSSPFIESIVNSFRQDVSIVEEDRVLHYDIKNASNFITSLVIDSDELFG from the coding sequence ATGAGTACATTTCATTATATAGATTCACTTCCATTAGATTTATCTAAAATTCAAGAAATTATTTCTTCTGATATAAAATTAGCACTTTCTGATGCTTCAATTCAAAGAATCGAAAAATGCAGATTATACTTAGATGAAAAAACGAAATCGATTTCGAAACCTATTTATGGTATTAATACTGGTTTTGGCGCTTTATATAATGTAAAAATTAATGATCATAATTTACAGAAACTTCAAGAGAATCTAGTAATGAGTCATGCTTGTGGTGCAGGTGATGAGGTTTCTAGTGAAATTGTAAAGCTAATGCTATTATTCAAAGTAAAATCTTTGAGTTATGGGCATTCAGGAGTGCAGTTAGCAACTGTAAATAGATTGATTGAATTTTACAATAATGATATTATTCCTGTAATTTATGAGCAAGGTTCCTTAGGTGCTTCTGGAGATTTATCTCCACTTGCACACATGTCTCTACCTTTAATTGGGTTGGGAGAAGTATATTATAAAGGAGAAAAAATAGCAACAGAAAAATTATTAGAAATTTTCTCTTGGGATAAAATAAACTTGCAATCTAAAGAAGGTTTGGCGTTGTTAAACGGAACACAGTTTATGTCTTCTTACGGAATTTACTGTTTGTTGAAATCTCATAAATTATCTTATTTAGCAGACGTAATTGGTACTGTTTCTTTAGAAGGTTTTGATGGAAGAGTAGAACCTTTTAATGAGTTAATTCATTTTGCGAGACCTCATAATGGTCAAATTAAAACAGCACAAAGAATTAAAGATTTATTAGATGATAGTGCGTTGATTTCTCAAGAAAAACAACACGTGCAAGATCCTTATTCTTTTAGATGTATGCCTCAAGTTCACGGAGCAACAAAAGATACGATTCGTTTTGTAACAAAGACATTTTTAACGGAAATTAATTCGGTAACAGACAATCCTAATATTTTTGTAGATGAAGATGAAATTATTTCTGGTGGAAATTTTCACGGACAACCATTGGCTTTAGGATTAGATTTTTTAGCAATTGCAATTTCAGAATTAGGAAATATTTCAGAAAGAAGAACTTATCAGTTAGTCTCTGGACACAGACATTTACCTCCTTTTTTAGTTGCAAACCCAGGTTTAAATTCGGGTTTTATGATTCCTCAATATACAGCAGCAAGTATTGTAAGTCAGAATAAACAATACGCAACTCCTGCAAGTGTAGATTCTATTGAATCTAGTAACGGACAAGAAGATCATGTTTCTATGGGAGCAAATGCAGCTACAAAATGTAAAAAAGTAGTAGATAATTTACAAACTATTTTAAGTATCGAATTGTTTACTGGTTCGCAAGCTTTAAGTTTTGCAAACGGAAAAAGTTCTCCATTTATCGAAAGTATTGTTAACTCGTTTAGACAAGATGTTTCTATTGTAGAAGAAGATAGAGTTTTACATTATGATATTAAAAACGCTTCTAATTTTATTACTTCTTTAGTAATTGATTCTGATGAATTGTTTGGTTAA
- a CDS encoding TlpA family protein disulfide reductase has protein sequence MKKLSLAIFALFVIASCTKEHSKDYISLSGKLENNKDSIITISGRTGVIKTISIKEDGSFKDTLEVPKVDIYTFQTSREKRAPIYLKNGFDISIKGDADKFMTSFEYSGAGSANTKFIVAQLDKSKKIGNPADILALEKEAFTAKMSLLKKEYDSILNSYNDLDSSLVDMATKQNLQMFDYFEKTYKTSKMMGKGKPSPKFENYVDFKGGKKSLDSFKGKYVYIDVWATWCGPCIREIPSLQKLEKEYHNKNIEFVSISTDESRRSGGSWEAAEKKWRDFVKEKQMGGVQLWAGQDYALQQAYQITGIPRFILIDPQGNIVDSNAPRPSDPRLKTLFNSLKI, from the coding sequence ATGAAAAAATTAAGTCTTGCCATTTTTGCTTTATTCGTAATAGCATCATGTACAAAAGAACATTCTAAAGATTACATTTCTTTATCTGGAAAACTAGAAAATAACAAAGATTCTATAATTACTATATCTGGAAGAACTGGTGTTATTAAAACTATTTCTATTAAAGAAGATGGTTCTTTTAAAGATACTTTAGAAGTTCCTAAAGTAGATATCTATACTTTTCAAACAAGTAGAGAAAAAAGAGCTCCAATATATTTAAAAAATGGTTTTGACATTTCTATTAAAGGTGATGCAGATAAATTTATGACTAGTTTTGAGTATTCAGGTGCTGGGTCTGCAAACACTAAATTTATTGTTGCTCAATTAGATAAAAGTAAAAAAATAGGAAACCCTGCTGATATTTTGGCTTTAGAGAAAGAAGCTTTTACAGCAAAAATGAGTTTATTAAAAAAAGAATATGATAGTATTTTAAATTCTTATAATGACTTAGATAGTTCTTTAGTTGACATGGCTACTAAGCAAAATTTACAAATGTTTGATTATTTTGAAAAAACATATAAAACAAGTAAAATGATGGGGAAAGGAAAACCTTCTCCTAAATTTGAAAACTATGTTGATTTTAAAGGTGGTAAGAAATCTTTAGATTCTTTTAAAGGAAAATATGTGTATATAGATGTTTGGGCAACTTGGTGTGGACCTTGTATTAGAGAGATACCTTCTTTACAGAAATTAGAAAAAGAATACCATAATAAAAACATTGAATTTGTTAGTATTTCTACAGATGAATCTAGAAGAAGTGGTGGTTCTTGGGAAGCAGCAGAAAAAAAATGGAGAGATTTTGTGAAGGAAAAACAAATGGGTGGAGTTCAATTATGGGCTGGACAAGATTATGCACTTCAACAAGCATATCAAATTACTGGTATTCCAAGGTTTATTTTAATTGATCCACAAGGAAATATTGTAGATTCAAATGCACCAAGACCTTCTGATCCAAGATTAAAAACGTTATTTAATTCTTTAAAGATTTAA
- a CDS encoding acetyl-CoA carboxylase carboxyltransferase subunit alpha, whose product MEYLDFEMPIKELLDQLDKCQIIGKESEVDVSATCKKIEKKLAKARKDIYKNLTPWQRVQLSRHPNRPYTLDYIKALCGDTFMELHGDRNVKDDKAMIGGLGKIGDQSFMFIGQQKGYNTKTRQYRNFGMANPEGYRKALRLMKMAEKFKIPVVTLLDTPGAYPGLEAEERGQGEAIARNILEMTRLKTPIITIVIGEGASGGAVGIGVGDRVYMMENTWYTVISPESCSSILWRSWEYKEQAAAALKLTGTDMKRLKLIDGIIQEPVGGAHTDRQGAFKAVEAQIVAAFDELKDLNDVDLVSQRMDKYAAMGVYKE is encoded by the coding sequence ATGGAATATTTAGATTTTGAAATGCCTATTAAAGAGCTTTTAGATCAATTAGATAAGTGCCAGATTATTGGTAAAGAGAGTGAAGTAGATGTAAGCGCTACTTGTAAGAAAATTGAGAAAAAATTAGCAAAAGCTAGAAAGGATATATATAAAAACTTAACGCCTTGGCAAAGAGTTCAATTATCTAGACACCCTAATAGACCTTATACATTAGATTATATTAAAGCACTTTGTGGAGATACTTTTATGGAGCTTCATGGAGACAGAAATGTAAAAGATGATAAAGCCATGATTGGTGGTTTAGGTAAAATTGGTGATCAATCTTTTATGTTTATAGGTCAGCAAAAAGGATATAATACCAAAACACGCCAGTACAGAAACTTTGGAATGGCAAATCCTGAAGGCTATAGAAAAGCTTTACGTTTAATGAAAATGGCAGAGAAATTTAAAATTCCTGTTGTTACTTTATTAGATACTCCAGGTGCATATCCAGGTTTAGAGGCTGAAGAGCGTGGACAAGGTGAAGCAATTGCTAGAAACATTTTAGAAATGACTCGCTTAAAAACACCAATTATAACAATTGTTATTGGTGAAGGAGCTTCTGGTGGTGCTGTAGGTATTGGAGTAGGAGATAGAGTTTATATGATGGAAAATACTTGGTATACCGTTATTTCTCCAGAATCTTGTTCTTCTATTTTATGGAGAAGTTGGGAGTATAAAGAACAAGCTGCTGCTGCGTTAAAATTAACAGGTACAGATATGAAGAGGTTAAAGTTAATTGACGGAATTATACAAGAACCAGTTGGTGGAGCACATACAGACAGACAAGGAGCTTTTAAAGCTGTTGAAGCGCAAATTGTTGCTGCTTTTGATGAGTTAAAAGATTTAAATGATGTAGATCTTGTTTCTCAAAGAATGGATAAATATGCTGCTATGGGAGTTTATAAAGAATAA